A stretch of Lactuca sativa cultivar Salinas chromosome 6, Lsat_Salinas_v11, whole genome shotgun sequence DNA encodes these proteins:
- the LOC111914141 gene encoding uncharacterized protein LOC111914141, which translates to MMKSGLPLLYWLASNLKDKEPPFLSTPTTLPFSLHMEARSQKVNTSIFIFFFFFFFILLASHLSLAAPTTTWVGSKYQIECTMCAACDNPCDQQPPPSPPPPQPVYPPPPPPPTSTGGGYYYSPPPPTSGTGGGYYYSPPPPSQGVYYYYPPPASYKNYPTSTPPNPIMNYYPYYYYNPPMPNSSAVSLAGATTMLLINMLFICFFSL; encoded by the coding sequence ATGATGAAAAGTGGGTTGCCCTTATTATATTGGTTGGCCTCAAATCTCAAGGATAAAGAGCCTCCATTCCTTTCCACACCCACCACACTTCCCTTCTCACTTCACATGGAGGCCAGAAGTCAAAAGGTCAACACttcaatcttcatcttcttcttcttcttcttcttcatcctcttagcATCTCACCTCTCACTCGCAGCTCCAACAACCACATGGGTCGGCTCAAAATACCAGATCGAATGCACAATGTGTGCCGCCTGTGACAACCCATGCGACCAacaaccaccaccatcaccaccgccGCCGCAACCAGTCTaccctccaccgcctccacctccCACCTCTACCGGCGGCGGCTACTACTACTCTCCACCACCTCCCACATCCGGAACAGGAGGTGGTTACTACTattctccaccaccaccatctcagGGAGTTTACTACTACTACCCACCACCGGCGTCGTACAAGAACTACCCCACCTCAACACCACCGAACCCAATTATGAATTACTACCCGTATTATTATTACAACCCTCCAATGCCTAACTCCTCCGCCGTGTCACTTGCCGGCGCCACCACTATGTTACTAATCAATATGCTTTTCATCTGTTTTTTCAGTTTATAG